The Euleptes europaea isolate rEulEur1 chromosome 7, rEulEur1.hap1, whole genome shotgun sequence genomic sequence tcctccatgaacacCTGTTCAGCTGAATTTTTATTGTATTCTTCTAAGTTAATTTGGAAGAGATGTGTAATGAAGAGACTCACCGCTACTTCTCAATAAAGACAATTCcaggattatttttttattatatagtGATTCCTAATCAATGAAAAAATTATCTGTCTAAAGCTTCCTAACCTTATAATTAATCTTATACTTCGCTGGAGTTTTTGTTAATTCTTCGAGAGATTTATCAATGTCCAGGACTATGGAGGTACATTACAAATCCTTAATGCATTTCTACTTCACCTTCCCTTGTtgctcaaagcagtttatagTAAAGCAAATAAATTAAAGCTTACTAGAATCTTGACACATTAAtgcattaataaaaattaaatgccaTTAGAATCAGGGGAAAGCCTGTTTAAACAATACAGCCTTAATTCACAGATATGTCATAAGATGCGACCATAATTTTATTTGTATCATTTCAGTGACCCAGCTATGAAGCAGTTCCTGCTGTACTTGGATGAGTCCAATGCCCTGGGGAAGAAGTTTATCATACAAGACTTGGATGAAACACATGTCTTTGTATTAGCTGAGATGGTTAACTGCCTTCAGGAGAGAGTGGGAGAGTTAATGGACCAGAACTCTTTTCCTATTACACAGAAATAGACAGTGGAACTGTGGTTGTCCATGTCAAATTGCTGTCTGAAGATGTAGAACTGACAGTCCATGTGTATTTTTCTGTCACTGATTTGGAGGGGTTGAGTCGACATGGTTGCTGTAATAATTGACCTGTTTATTTAAACTAAAAATTAATGAATTCACTTTGATTGTTTTCAGTGTGGGAGATATTGTCCATACTGCTAAACAATTATTTTTTGATGGCAGCCAATGAAGGGGCATCACCACAAATTATTCCAGAGTTTACTAGTTTGAGTTTATTATATTTTTCTGTTAAGGGGAAAATCACAGTTCTTTCTCTGTTACTCTTTGTTATAATTATCCATAATAGACAAGATGATCTTAAAGCAtatgtgcacatgtgtgtgtgtgtgtgtctattggCATTTTAACATTTTGATTAAGAGTATAGAACTGGGATAATAAAACTCAATAGCAGGAGTACCCAGCTTCAAATTAATTGAAAAGTCCTGCAAAACATGAGTTTTAAAAGCCCAACAAAAGGACTCTAGTGTGGGTGATTTATGTACTTTCTTTAGCAGACTATTCCATAAGACAGTAGCTGCTTGTTTCAGAGTTTGAGGGAATGCTCTCTCTAACAAGGATGCATTAATTGTCCTGGCCATTACGTTTCTTATACCCTTTTGGCAAGACTTAACCATGTTGGGCAAGGATTAATTTGCAAGTCAGCACTGGTTAAGAAAAACAATCAAAATGATTCAGCAAGCGCAAAAAGAAGTGGTGGCTGATATAGAATCTGTCTAAACTGGCATCTAAGGCAAACCACATGAGATCAACTTCAACAGCAAAGAACCAAGCAAATATATTGCAGAAAGCCATAAATGTTTCCATTCCCAGAAGGTCAACCCTACAGGCTGAAAGATTCCAGATCATCCTGAAATCTTTCCCAGACAAGATTCTGGTGATGCAATAATAGTGGTGAAGAAAGCCTTTGCCGCCACTCCATGTGGCCAGACGTAGACCAGATCTTCTGCCAGTATCACTCTAGCTGGGTCTCAATCCATTTAATGTCTTTTAATGACAACGTACCAAAGAACTAGTGAGCTGCAAAATGAGGAAAAACAGTACCAAGGAGCAGTTTTACCAGTTGTCCCCCAGCAGTCCCTTTTCATTCCAGGCTACTAAGGAATAAACATTACTGCTATTCTGGCCCCCAAAGTCCTTCAGAGCATTACAGGATCTCATGGGATCCCTTTGGCTAACGTAACTGGCTTACCAACATTGTGAACAACAGAGCCTACCATGACTTAATCAGGTCTGACTGTGACAGTGTTCAGTTCCACATACCAGGTCCCTAGTTTTCTGCTTGGTGCACCAAAGTAAAGCAGTGTGTGTGCACTTTAATGTGTGTAGCTCACAGTACCCCTGGGACATTCCTATGGTTGCTGTGAGGACCTGAATATGGCCATACATGGTAGCGTCTATTTGGATGATAAAATCCCCCAGAACTGCAAATCAGAGTTGTCCATCACTATGCCAGAAATCGCCTCTG encodes the following:
- the GTF2H5 gene encoding general transcription factor IIH subunit 5, giving the protein MVNVLKGILIECDPAMKQFLLYLDESNALGKKFIIQDLDETHVFVLAEMVNCLQERVGELMDQNSFPITQK